One genomic window of Vidua macroura isolate BioBank_ID:100142 chromosome 16, ASM2450914v1, whole genome shotgun sequence includes the following:
- the ZFAND2A gene encoding AN1-type zinc finger protein 2A isoform X2, with protein sequence MELPWLGEHCSERTCKQLDFLPLKCDACGEVFCKDHIRYDDHKCSSAYKKNVQVPVCPLCNTPIPVQKGEIPDIVVGAHIDKDCKYNPAQQKQKIFTNKCTKPGCKRKEMMKVVCEQCGGSFCIKHRHPLDHDCRGGSQPISKAG encoded by the exons ATGGAGCTGCCGTGGCTGGGCGAGCACTGCTCCGAGCGCACCTGCAAACAGCTGG ATTTCCTTCCTCTGAAATGTGATGCATGTGGGGAAGTCTTCTGTAAAGATCACATCCGTTACGATGACCACAAGTGCAGCTCTGCCTACAAGAAA AACGTGCAGGTCCCAGTGTGTCCCCTCTGTAACACTCCTATCCCAGTGCAGAAGGGAGAAATCCCAGATATTGTGGTTGGAGCCCACATAGATAAGGACTGCAAATACAATCCagcacagcaaaagcagaag ATCTTCACAAACAAATGCACCAAGCCaggctgcaaaagaaaagagatgatGAAGGTGGTTTGTGAACAGTGTGGTGGCAGCTTCTGCATAAAACATCGGCATCCTCTGGATCACGACTGCAGAGGGGGCAGCCAGCCCATCTCCAAGGCAGGGTGA
- the ZFAND2A gene encoding AN1-type zinc finger protein 2A isoform X1, with product MELPWLGEHCSERTCKQLDFLPLKCDACGEVFCKDHIRYDDHKCSSAYKKNVQVPVCPLCNTPIPVQKGEIPDIVVGAHIDKDCKYNPAQQKQKIFTNKCTKPGCKRKEMMKVVCEQCGGSFCIKHRHPLDHDCRGGSQPISKAGQTFLDCSVQ from the exons ATGGAGCTGCCGTGGCTGGGCGAGCACTGCTCCGAGCGCACCTGCAAACAGCTGG ATTTCCTTCCTCTGAAATGTGATGCATGTGGGGAAGTCTTCTGTAAAGATCACATCCGTTACGATGACCACAAGTGCAGCTCTGCCTACAAGAAA AACGTGCAGGTCCCAGTGTGTCCCCTCTGTAACACTCCTATCCCAGTGCAGAAGGGAGAAATCCCAGATATTGTGGTTGGAGCCCACATAGATAAGGACTGCAAATACAATCCagcacagcaaaagcagaag ATCTTCACAAACAAATGCACCAAGCCaggctgcaaaagaaaagagatgatGAAGGTGGTTTGTGAACAGTGTGGTGGCAGCTTCTGCATAAAACATCGGCATCCTCTGGATCACGACTGCAGAGGGGGCAGCCAGCCCATCTCCAAGGCAGG GCAGACATTCCTTGACTGTTCTGTGCAGTAG